The following are encoded in a window of Halorarum salinum genomic DNA:
- a CDS encoding thioredoxin family protein, whose product MVAAESDSELERGDAAPDFELPGLGGEPVPPEQWETYSLADFADAGALLVVFTCNHCPYARAKFDLLNDVAAEYDDCAVVGVNPNDAGEYPEDSAGKMAEYVADGRVAYDAYLRDESQEVARAYGAVCTPDPFLFGNRDGTFELAYHGRLDDALNPDDEPEEIYVRDAVEAVLAGEEVPHEDRPSRGCSIKWLD is encoded by the coding sequence ATGGTAGCCGCCGAATCCGACTCCGAACTCGAACGGGGCGACGCGGCGCCCGATTTCGAGCTTCCGGGGCTGGGCGGAGAGCCGGTTCCGCCGGAGCAGTGGGAGACGTACTCGCTCGCGGACTTCGCGGACGCGGGAGCGCTCCTCGTCGTCTTCACCTGCAACCACTGTCCGTACGCGCGGGCGAAGTTCGACCTGCTGAACGACGTGGCCGCCGAGTACGACGACTGCGCGGTCGTCGGCGTCAACCCCAACGACGCGGGGGAGTACCCCGAGGACTCCGCCGGGAAGATGGCCGAGTACGTCGCGGACGGCCGCGTCGCCTACGACGCGTACCTCCGGGACGAGTCACAGGAGGTCGCGCGCGCCTACGGCGCGGTCTGCACGCCCGACCCGTTCCTGTTCGGGAACCGCGACGGGACGTTCGAACTGGCCTACCACGGCCGACTGGACGACGCGCTCAACCCCGACGACGAACCGGAGGAGATCTACGTTCGCGACGCCGTCGAGGCGGTCCTCGCCGGCGAGGAAGTCCCCCACGAGGACCGTCCGAGCCGCGGCTGTTCGATCAAGTGGCTCGACTGA
- a CDS encoding EamA family transporter, with product MNYLPWAVLALLSYSMVAPLMRVATSGANPIPSNVAALVANAVLVLVTLAVIGATGEGVVGYLDDPKMRHVFAAGACLAVGILAYYRALSMGPVSIVAPVFAMFFVTSSLVGVLALEEPVTARKVAGVAFAVLAVLLVAGE from the coding sequence ATGAACTACCTCCCCTGGGCCGTCCTCGCGCTCCTCTCGTACTCGATGGTCGCGCCGCTCATGCGGGTCGCCACCAGCGGCGCGAACCCCATTCCGAGCAACGTCGCCGCGCTCGTGGCGAACGCCGTGCTCGTGCTGGTCACCCTGGCGGTCATCGGCGCCACGGGCGAGGGCGTCGTCGGGTACCTCGACGATCCGAAGATGCGCCACGTGTTCGCCGCCGGCGCCTGCCTCGCCGTCGGCATCCTCGCCTACTACCGCGCGCTCTCGATGGGGCCCGTCTCCATCGTCGCCCCCGTGTTCGCGATGTTCTTCGTCACCTCCTCGCTGGTCGGCGTGCTCGCGCTGGAGGAGCCGGTCACCGCCCGGAAGGTGGCCGGCGTCGCGTTCGCCGTCCTCGCCGTCCTGCTGGTCGCGGGCGAGTAG
- a CDS encoding DUF4242 domain-containing protein has protein sequence MPLYMDVHRNVDASADEVARAHAKDLEVQEKHGVNYQQYWVDDDQGAVFCLFEAPDKEAGEAVHREAHGLVADEIHEVREGD, from the coding sequence ATGCCTCTGTACATGGACGTACACCGGAACGTGGATGCGAGTGCGGACGAGGTCGCCAGGGCCCACGCGAAGGACCTCGAGGTCCAGGAGAAACACGGCGTGAACTACCAGCAGTACTGGGTCGACGACGACCAGGGAGCCGTCTTCTGCCTGTTCGAGGCGCCCGACAAGGAGGCCGGCGAGGCGGTCCACCGCGAGGCCCACGGCCTCGTCGCCGACGAGATACACGAGGTCAGGGAGGGGGACTGA
- the trxA gene encoding thioredoxin, whose amino-acid sequence MSSQTAAAEPVHVESRDQFEELTDEGIVLVDYWADWCGPCKMLEPTVEELADEVEDLLVLKVDVDEHQALAGEAGVRGIPALQFYADGEEAERLVGVQEKGDLLRVVESLQ is encoded by the coding sequence ATGAGCAGCCAGACCGCCGCCGCGGAGCCGGTGCACGTCGAGAGCCGCGACCAGTTCGAGGAGCTGACGGACGAGGGCATCGTCCTCGTCGACTACTGGGCCGACTGGTGTGGCCCGTGCAAGATGCTGGAGCCGACCGTCGAGGAACTGGCCGACGAGGTCGAGGACCTGCTCGTCCTGAAGGTCGACGTGGACGAACACCAGGCGCTCGCGGGGGAGGCCGGCGTCCGGGGCATCCCGGCGCTCCAGTTCTACGCCGACGGCGAGGAGGCCGAGCGGCTGGTCGGGGTTCAGGAGAAGGGAGACCTCCTGCGCGTCGTCGAGTCGCTGCAGTAG
- a CDS encoding Lrp/AsnC family transcriptional regulator: protein MDDETRALLDALVADARESTEDIARQTGLPADEVDARLDDLEAAGVLRGYTAVVDWDRAEADRVAAIVEVNVELDRETAYEEIARRIAESPTVDSLRLVSGDYDFALDVSADTMQAVSRFVAEEVAPLPAVTRTVTHYVMETYKERGVVFDDRDEDDRLSVTP from the coding sequence ATGGACGACGAGACGCGCGCCCTGCTCGACGCCCTGGTCGCCGACGCACGCGAATCCACGGAGGACATCGCACGCCAGACCGGCCTCCCCGCGGACGAGGTGGACGCACGTCTCGACGACCTCGAAGCGGCGGGCGTCCTCCGCGGCTACACCGCCGTCGTGGACTGGGACCGGGCGGAGGCGGACCGGGTCGCCGCCATCGTCGAGGTGAACGTGGAACTCGACCGGGAGACGGCCTACGAGGAGATCGCCCGCCGCATCGCCGAGTCGCCGACGGTCGACTCCCTGCGGCTCGTCTCGGGCGACTACGACTTCGCGCTGGACGTGAGCGCGGACACGATGCAGGCCGTCTCGCGGTTCGTAGCCGAGGAGGTCGCGCCGCTGCCGGCGGTGACCAGGACGGTGACCCACTACGTGATGGAGACGTACAAGGAGCGCGGCGTCGTCTTCGACGACCGTGACGAGGACGACCGGCTCTCAGTGACGCCATGA
- a CDS encoding HalX domain-containing protein, whose amino-acid sequence MSEDAPVVLVVEDEPDLADLYAAWLGDEYDVRTAYGGHEALDGLDEAVDVVLLDRRMPGLSGDEVLVAVRDRGIDCRVAMVTAVEPDFDIVAMGFDDYLVKPVTRDALTGTVESLLRRGEYDSGVQELFALASKKAVLESEKARTALESSEEYHELDDRLGTLRGELDETLEELDEHDDFDLAFRDLDRGNDTDDGFEF is encoded by the coding sequence ATGAGTGAGGACGCCCCCGTCGTTCTGGTCGTCGAAGACGAGCCCGACCTCGCGGACCTGTACGCCGCGTGGCTGGGCGACGAGTACGACGTCCGCACCGCCTACGGCGGTCACGAGGCGCTCGACGGGCTCGACGAGGCGGTGGACGTCGTCCTCCTCGACCGGCGGATGCCCGGACTCTCCGGCGACGAGGTGCTCGTGGCGGTCCGCGACCGCGGCATCGACTGCCGGGTCGCGATGGTCACCGCCGTCGAACCGGACTTCGACATCGTGGCGATGGGCTTCGACGACTACCTCGTGAAGCCGGTCACCCGCGACGCGCTCACGGGAACCGTCGAGAGCCTGCTCCGGCGGGGGGAGTACGACAGCGGAGTCCAGGAACTGTTCGCGCTCGCATCGAAGAAGGCGGTGCTCGAGTCGGAGAAGGCCCGCACCGCGCTCGAGAGCTCCGAGGAGTACCACGAACTCGACGACCGGCTGGGGACGCTCCGCGGCGAACTCGACGAGACGCTCGAGGAACTGGACGAACACGACGACTTCGACCTGGCGTTCCGCGACCTCGATCGCGGGAACGACACCGACGACGGATTCGAGTTCTGA
- a CDS encoding phytoene/squalene synthase family protein, with the protein MSDADRPVTTAPDADLAWCHESVQGVSRTFALTVDVLEEPMSSYICLGYLLCRVADTVEDTDRIDPDEQADLLRLYDAVLDPTADATPADFRRAVDDHLPPADDRSPDWEVVAESERVFATFEELPGDVRGAIVPPVRELVGGMAEFVDRYADEGGLRIGSRSELEEYCYYAAGTVGNLVTNLLTRGDIAEERARRLHETAEEFGLLLQLVNVAKDVHDDFEEENNVYLPEEWLAAEDVPQDDLTAAEHRDGTAAVVGRTTDHARTFLDDAQSYLEHLPLVDGNTLDAWAIPFLLAVGTLRELAAQPERAVDGRGVKVSRQEVFAVVTAMSEHGRDSLPELRRAIAGQPLHRTPSAAD; encoded by the coding sequence ATGTCCGATGCAGACCGCCCCGTCACGACCGCTCCCGACGCCGACCTCGCCTGGTGTCACGAATCCGTGCAGGGCGTCTCGCGCACCTTCGCGCTCACCGTCGACGTGCTCGAGGAGCCGATGTCGTCGTACATCTGTCTCGGATACCTCCTCTGTCGCGTCGCCGACACCGTCGAGGACACCGACCGCATCGACCCCGACGAGCAGGCCGACCTGCTCCGCCTGTACGACGCCGTCCTCGACCCGACCGCCGACGCGACGCCGGCGGACTTCCGCCGGGCCGTCGACGACCACCTCCCGCCGGCCGACGACCGCTCGCCGGACTGGGAGGTCGTCGCGGAGTCCGAACGCGTCTTCGCCACCTTCGAGGAGCTCCCGGGGGACGTCCGCGGGGCCATCGTCCCGCCCGTGAGGGAACTCGTCGGCGGGATGGCCGAGTTCGTCGACCGCTACGCCGACGAGGGGGGGCTCCGCATCGGCAGCCGGAGCGAACTCGAGGAGTACTGCTACTACGCCGCCGGCACGGTCGGCAACCTCGTCACGAACCTCCTCACCCGGGGCGACATCGCCGAGGAGCGCGCCCGCCGGCTCCACGAGACGGCCGAGGAGTTCGGCCTGCTCCTCCAGCTCGTGAACGTCGCGAAGGACGTCCACGACGACTTCGAGGAGGAGAACAACGTCTACCTCCCCGAGGAGTGGCTCGCGGCCGAGGACGTTCCGCAGGACGACCTCACCGCCGCGGAACACCGCGACGGGACCGCCGCGGTCGTCGGTCGGACCACCGACCACGCGCGGACGTTCCTCGACGACGCGCAGTCGTACCTCGAACACCTCCCGCTCGTCGACGGCAACACGCTCGACGCGTGGGCCATCCCGTTCCTGCTCGCGGTCGGCACCCTCCGCGAACTCGCCGCCCAGCCCGAACGCGCCGTCGACGGCCGCGGCGTGAAGGTGAGCCGTCAGGAGGTGTTCGCGGTGGTGACGGCCATGTCCGAGCACGGCCGCGACTCGCTGCCCGAACTCCGGCGGGCCATCGCGGGCCAGCCGCTCCACCGGACGCCGTCGGCGGCCGACTGA
- a CDS encoding inositol monophosphatase family protein, translating into MTSTGEDADRLNRCVAAAESGGDLALESFRSELAVDTKRGPMDAVTEVDRAVQRHVFDGLRAEYPDDPVVGEESDASKRVPDDGPAWVVDPIDGTTNYASGNANWVTSVAFCRDGEPVAGANYAPVTGDLYAAGPGRATRNGESASPSTTTDPEAFLVNPLFGTSPDHRRELHAAAGTVLSSFGDLRRFGCAQAALSGVACGELDAAVSTVELHDWDTAAGVCLIREAGGVVTDVHGDRWVPGATGLLASGGAAHDELVASFGPSSD; encoded by the coding sequence ATGACGAGCACCGGCGAGGACGCCGACCGGCTGAACCGTTGCGTGGCGGCGGCCGAGAGCGGGGGAGACCTCGCGCTCGAGTCGTTCCGCTCGGAACTCGCCGTCGACACCAAGCGGGGACCGATGGACGCCGTCACGGAGGTCGACCGAGCCGTCCAGCGGCACGTGTTCGACGGACTCCGTGCGGAGTACCCGGACGATCCCGTCGTGGGCGAGGAGTCGGACGCGTCGAAGCGAGTCCCCGACGACGGGCCGGCCTGGGTCGTCGATCCCATCGACGGAACGACCAACTACGCGTCCGGTAACGCCAACTGGGTGACCAGCGTGGCGTTCTGTCGGGACGGCGAACCGGTCGCCGGCGCGAACTACGCGCCCGTCACCGGCGACCTGTACGCGGCTGGTCCCGGTCGCGCGACTCGGAACGGAGAGTCGGCGTCGCCGAGCACGACGACCGACCCCGAGGCCTTCCTCGTGAATCCGCTGTTCGGTACCTCGCCGGATCACCGCCGCGAACTCCATGCGGCAGCCGGGACGGTGCTGTCCTCGTTCGGCGACCTCCGGCGGTTCGGCTGCGCGCAGGCGGCGCTCTCGGGAGTCGCCTGCGGCGAGCTCGACGCGGCCGTCTCGACGGTCGAGCTCCACGACTGGGACACAGCGGCCGGCGTCTGCCTGATCCGCGAGGCGGGCGGCGTCGTCACCGACGTCCACGGCGATCGATGGGTTCCCGGCGCGACGGGGCTGCTGGCCTCCGGCGGCGCCGCTCACGACGAACTCGTCGCCTCCTTCGGACCGTCGTCCGACTGA
- a CDS encoding pyridoxal phosphate-dependent aminotransferase has translation MSEGDESGDPTDGGTDLTADGDVDGSGGAAADEGDRFTPADRVDAVPPSGIRAFFEVAESREDVISLGVGEPDFTAPWPARSAAIESLERGRTSYTANRGKPKLRREIARHVRRYDLEYDPDEEVLVTTGASEAVDLAFRALVDPGDVVALPTPTYVSYEPGVTFAGGEPLAVPTYHEDDWSLTPEALLAAGADEADVLVLCYPNNPTGATMSRAELSAVADFCREYDLVVVSDEIYAALTYGDEHVSIATLPGMRERTVVVNGFSKAYAMTGLRLGYALAPPTASAAMTKVHQYAMLSAPTTAQHAAVAALRRCEDDVREMRREYDRRRRYLTTRLRELGLAVAEPRGAFYAFPRVAEVAPDGDDEAFAETLLEETGVAAVPGGAFGDGGAGHLRLSYATGMDELKEATRRLETFLAER, from the coding sequence ATGAGCGAGGGCGACGAGTCCGGCGACCCGACCGACGGGGGCACCGACCTGACCGCGGACGGCGACGTGGATGGGAGCGGAGGGGCCGCCGCCGACGAGGGGGACCGGTTCACCCCGGCGGATCGCGTCGACGCCGTCCCGCCCTCGGGCATCCGGGCGTTCTTCGAGGTGGCGGAGTCGCGCGAGGACGTCATCTCGCTCGGCGTCGGGGAACCGGACTTCACCGCGCCGTGGCCCGCCCGCTCGGCGGCCATCGAGTCGCTGGAGCGCGGCCGGACCAGCTACACCGCCAACCGGGGGAAGCCGAAACTCCGGCGGGAGATCGCACGGCACGTCCGGCGGTACGACCTCGAGTACGACCCCGACGAGGAGGTGCTCGTCACCACGGGTGCGAGCGAGGCGGTCGACCTGGCGTTCCGGGCGCTCGTCGACCCCGGCGACGTCGTGGCGCTCCCGACGCCGACGTACGTCTCCTACGAACCGGGCGTCACCTTCGCCGGCGGCGAACCGCTGGCGGTGCCGACCTACCACGAGGACGACTGGTCGCTGACGCCCGAGGCGCTCCTGGCTGCCGGGGCCGACGAGGCCGACGTGCTCGTGCTCTGCTACCCGAACAACCCGACCGGCGCGACGATGTCCCGGGCCGAACTGTCCGCGGTCGCCGACTTCTGCCGCGAGTACGACCTGGTGGTCGTCTCGGACGAGATCTACGCCGCGCTCACCTACGGCGACGAGCACGTCTCCATCGCGACGCTGCCGGGGATGCGGGAGCGGACCGTCGTCGTCAACGGCTTCTCGAAGGCGTACGCGATGACGGGGCTCCGACTCGGCTACGCGCTCGCGCCCCCGACGGCCTCGGCGGCGATGACGAAGGTCCACCAGTACGCGATGCTGTCGGCGCCGACCACGGCACAGCACGCGGCCGTCGCCGCGCTCCGGCGGTGCGAGGACGACGTCCGGGAGATGCGACGCGAGTACGACCGGCGACGCCGGTACCTCACGACCAGGCTCCGCGAACTGGGGCTCGCGGTCGCCGAACCGCGCGGGGCGTTCTACGCGTTCCCCCGCGTGGCGGAGGTGGCTCCCGACGGCGACGACGAGGCGTTCGCCGAGACGCTGCTGGAGGAGACGGGCGTCGCGGCCGTCCCTGGCGGCGCGTTCGGCGACGGCGGCGCGGGTCACCTGCGGCTCTCGTACGCGACGGGGATGGACGAACTGAAGGAGGCGACCCGCAGGCTCGAGACGTTCCTGGCGGAGCGCTGA
- a CDS encoding polysaccharide deacetylase family protein: MAGTLTISIEIELGWGVHDLPTRRHLSEGGRREREYLGRLLRKADDCGVPISFDVVGHLLLAECDGIHDGPYPEGWFDADPGTDVETDGLFYGPDTARAVLDADVDHELCTHTFSHLLCDRASDDLLSTELERVGELHADVDGDVVSIVPPRHYRPNNEVLRRNGIRVARYARTEESPTLAHRLKQVTVGPHPEWNLRVNDGVLETYCTTYPSLTAGTLRSGREPPRAEFRHLPLAARQRAHRFYLERATNRAIESEVPLHLWCHLYDLSNEEQWSVLGEYLEFLGDLPDEELEVLTMESLADRYLEN; the protein is encoded by the coding sequence ATGGCCGGCACGCTGACGATCAGCATCGAGATCGAACTCGGCTGGGGGGTCCACGACCTCCCCACGCGACGACACCTCTCGGAGGGCGGGCGTCGCGAGCGGGAGTACCTCGGGAGGCTCCTCCGGAAGGCCGACGACTGCGGCGTTCCGATCAGCTTCGACGTCGTCGGCCACTTACTCCTGGCGGAGTGTGACGGGATCCACGACGGGCCGTACCCCGAGGGCTGGTTCGACGCCGACCCGGGCACCGACGTCGAGACGGACGGCCTGTTCTACGGGCCCGACACGGCACGGGCGGTTCTCGACGCGGACGTCGACCACGAACTCTGTACCCACACCTTCTCGCATCTCCTGTGTGATCGGGCGAGCGACGACCTCCTGTCGACGGAGCTCGAACGCGTGGGGGAGTTACACGCCGACGTCGACGGCGACGTCGTCTCCATCGTCCCGCCACGCCACTACCGCCCGAACAACGAGGTGCTCCGTCGGAACGGCATCCGGGTCGCCCGCTACGCGCGGACGGAGGAGTCGCCGACGCTCGCCCACCGTCTCAAACAGGTCACCGTCGGACCGCACCCCGAGTGGAACCTGCGCGTGAACGACGGGGTGCTCGAGACGTACTGCACCACCTACCCGTCGCTGACCGCGGGAACCCTGCGTTCCGGACGGGAGCCCCCGCGAGCGGAGTTCCGCCACCTCCCCCTCGCTGCGCGGCAGCGCGCACACCGGTTCTACCTCGAACGGGCGACGAACAGGGCCATCGAGTCGGAAGTCCCCCTCCACCTCTGGTGTCACCTGTACGATCTGAGCAACGAGGAGCAGTGGTCCGTGCTGGGGGAGTATCTCGAGTTCCTGGGCGACCTCCCTGACGAGGAACTGGAGGTCCTGACGATGGAGTCGCTCGCCGACAGATACCTCGAGAACTGA
- a CDS encoding ribosome assembly factor SBDS: protein MISLDEAVTARLESHGARFEVLIDPDAALAIKRGEFEGDLEDIIAAEDVFEDASRGDRPAEEDVEEVFGTTDPMEIIPEVVKRGDIQITAEQRREMTEQKRKQLINTIVRNAVNPQMDDAPHPPERIERALEEAGFTIDPMEPVENQVDDALDVLRPVIPIRFDEVTIAAQLPPEYAGSGQAKVREFGDLEREEWQADGSWVGVVTFPAGLQNEFYDLVNEVSSGEAETRMIRDEDDLDTR, encoded by the coding sequence ATGATTTCGCTCGACGAGGCCGTGACGGCGCGGCTCGAATCCCACGGCGCACGGTTCGAGGTGCTCATCGACCCCGACGCCGCCCTCGCCATCAAGCGGGGCGAGTTCGAGGGCGACCTCGAGGACATCATCGCCGCCGAGGACGTGTTCGAGGACGCCTCGCGGGGCGACAGGCCGGCCGAGGAGGACGTCGAGGAGGTGTTCGGGACGACCGATCCGATGGAGATCATCCCGGAGGTGGTGAAACGGGGGGACATCCAGATCACCGCCGAGCAGCGCCGCGAGATGACCGAACAGAAGCGGAAACAGCTGATCAACACGATCGTCCGCAACGCGGTGAACCCGCAGATGGACGACGCACCCCACCCCCCGGAGCGCATCGAGCGGGCCCTGGAGGAGGCCGGGTTCACGATCGACCCGATGGAGCCGGTCGAGAACCAGGTCGACGACGCGCTCGACGTGCTCCGACCGGTCATCCCCATCCGGTTCGACGAGGTGACCATCGCCGCCCAGCTCCCCCCCGAGTACGCCGGGAGCGGGCAGGCGAAGGTGCGCGAGTTCGGCGACCTCGAGCGGGAGGAGTGGCAGGCCGACGGCTCGTGGGTCGGCGTCGTCACGTTCCCGGCCGGGCTCCAGAACGAGTTCTACGACCTCGTGAACGAGGTGTCGAGCGGCGAGGCGGAGACGCGCATGATCAGGGACGAGGACGACCTGGACACGAGGTAA
- a CDS encoding DUF1918 domain-containing protein produces MSEFEKDDSVVLSDEHSEFDGQTGTVTQVMETMFGDATYTVSFEDGQEQGVPADQLSAADEDEE; encoded by the coding sequence ATGAGCGAGTTCGAGAAGGACGACAGCGTGGTTCTCTCCGACGAGCACAGCGAGTTCGACGGTCAGACCGGCACGGTGACCCAGGTGATGGAGACGATGTTCGGCGACGCGACGTACACGGTCTCCTTCGAGGACGGACAGGAGCAGGGCGTCCCCGCCGACCAGCTTTCGGCGGCGGACGAGGACGAGGAGTAA
- the hflX gene encoding GTPase HflX yields the protein MRALVAKRVDRGHADVSEIVDLAEAAGHEVVATLTQTREEDAAYHFGEGKADELAALVAEYDVECVIVDNEVGPYQTFNLGRKLPEGVEVVDRFTLILEIFGQRARTRKAQLQVELAELRYELPRAEVKASLAQRDERPGFMGLGEYDESRERDIKSRISRIKSELDDIADKEEERRERRRESGFDLVALAGYTNAGKSTLLRRLAADLDVDENADRHPDLDATAESEDDLFTTLGTTTRRADTGKRDVLLTDTVGFISDLPHWLVESFQSTLESVYYADLVLLVVDASEPIREMREKLVTSHDTLYERNEAPLVTVFNKVDQLDPDELREKREALSALAPNPVTVSGLTGENVDVLRDRIEAELPDWKHERLLLPLSDGTMSLVSWIHDNGHVERERYDEEGETVTLEFEAPLPVVEQVRARAAEIERGIEAGST from the coding sequence GTGAGGGCGCTCGTCGCGAAGCGGGTCGACCGCGGACACGCGGACGTCTCGGAGATCGTCGACCTCGCGGAGGCGGCGGGCCACGAGGTCGTCGCGACGCTGACCCAGACCCGGGAGGAGGACGCAGCCTACCACTTCGGCGAGGGGAAGGCCGACGAACTCGCCGCGCTCGTCGCCGAGTACGACGTCGAGTGCGTGATCGTCGACAACGAGGTCGGCCCGTACCAGACGTTCAACCTGGGACGGAAGCTCCCGGAGGGCGTCGAGGTCGTCGACCGCTTCACCCTCATCCTCGAGATCTTCGGCCAGCGTGCCCGGACGCGGAAGGCGCAACTGCAGGTCGAACTCGCCGAACTCCGGTACGAACTTCCCCGCGCCGAGGTGAAAGCCAGTCTCGCCCAGCGGGACGAGCGACCGGGGTTCATGGGGCTCGGCGAGTACGACGAGTCCCGCGAGCGGGACATCAAGTCCCGGATCTCCCGCATCAAGTCCGAACTCGACGACATCGCCGACAAGGAGGAGGAGCGGCGCGAGCGCCGTCGGGAGTCCGGCTTCGACCTCGTCGCGCTCGCCGGCTACACCAACGCCGGGAAGTCGACGCTGCTGCGTCGGCTGGCCGCGGACCTCGACGTCGACGAGAACGCCGACAGACATCCGGACCTCGACGCGACGGCCGAGTCTGAGGACGACCTGTTCACGACGCTCGGCACGACGACCCGCCGGGCGGACACCGGGAAGCGCGACGTGCTCCTCACCGACACTGTCGGGTTCATCTCCGATCTCCCGCACTGGCTCGTGGAGTCGTTCCAGTCCACCCTCGAGTCGGTGTACTACGCCGACCTCGTGCTGCTCGTGGTCGACGCGAGCGAGCCGATTCGGGAGATGCGCGAGAAGCTCGTCACGAGTCACGACACGCTGTACGAACGCAACGAGGCCCCGCTCGTCACCGTGTTCAACAAGGTCGACCAGCTAGACCCGGACGAACTCCGCGAGAAGCGGGAGGCGCTCTCGGCGCTCGCCCCGAACCCGGTCACCGTGTCGGGGCTGACCGGCGAGAACGTCGACGTCCTCCGCGACCGCATCGAGGCGGAGCTCCCCGACTGGAAGCACGAGCGGCTTCTCCTGCCGCTCTCCGACGGGACGATGAGCCTCGTCTCGTGGATCCACGACAACGGGCACGTCGAGCGCGAGCGCTACGACGAGGAGGGGGAGACGGTCACGCTGGAGTTCGAGGCGCCGCTCCCCGTGGTCGAGCAGGTCAGGGCGCGTGCGGCGGAGATCGAACGCGGCATCGAAGCCGGTTCGACCTGA
- a CDS encoding acyl-CoA dehydrogenase family protein: MEFALTDEQRQLREEVRRFAENEIAPVATEHDVEESYPYEVMEEAAEMGLAGPHIPVEYGGVGYDSFETAIITEELFAVDPGIGLCITSAAFGAEAIMGFGTDEQKEEYLAPVTDGETVMGAAISEPQAGSDVTGITTRAEKDGDEWVINGNKMWITNGSVGDYFVVMCETDPDQEDRYMGYSQIIVESDRDGFDAEKITGKMGIRASDTAELVFDDVRVPEENLVGSRGMGFLQLMQFFDETRTAVAAQGVGIAKGAAERALEYAKEREQFGRSISEFQAVKHELAEAFTNVRAARNLTYESAWAVENDPDGLTKLASMAKEFASRTAVETADTAVQLHGGAGFVNDHDVERLYRDAKITQIYEGTTQIQKNIVARELLDEGF; this comes from the coding sequence ATGGAGTTCGCGCTCACCGACGAACAACGGCAGCTACGGGAGGAGGTCCGACGGTTCGCGGAGAACGAGATCGCCCCGGTCGCGACCGAACACGACGTCGAGGAGTCCTACCCGTACGAGGTCATGGAGGAGGCGGCCGAGATGGGGCTCGCCGGGCCGCACATCCCCGTCGAGTACGGCGGCGTCGGCTACGACTCCTTCGAGACGGCCATCATCACCGAGGAGCTGTTCGCGGTCGACCCGGGCATCGGGCTCTGTATCACCTCCGCGGCGTTCGGCGCCGAGGCGATCATGGGCTTTGGCACCGACGAGCAGAAGGAGGAGTACCTCGCCCCCGTCACGGACGGCGAGACGGTCATGGGCGCGGCGATCAGCGAGCCACAGGCGGGCTCTGACGTGACCGGCATCACCACCCGCGCGGAGAAGGACGGCGACGAGTGGGTGATCAACGGCAACAAGATGTGGATCACGAACGGCTCGGTCGGCGACTACTTCGTCGTGATGTGCGAGACGGACCCCGACCAGGAGGACCGTTACATGGGCTACTCCCAGATCATCGTCGAGTCCGACCGCGACGGCTTCGACGCCGAGAAGATCACCGGCAAGATGGGCATCCGCGCGAGCGACACTGCCGAACTCGTCTTCGACGACGTGCGCGTGCCCGAGGAGAACCTCGTCGGCTCGCGCGGCATGGGCTTTCTCCAGCTCATGCAGTTCTTCGACGAGACCCGGACCGCCGTCGCGGCCCAGGGCGTCGGCATCGCGAAGGGGGCCGCCGAGCGCGCGCTGGAGTACGCCAAGGAACGCGAGCAGTTCGGCCGGTCCATATCGGAGTTCCAGGCCGTCAAGCACGAGCTCGCCGAGGCGTTCACGAACGTCCGGGCCGCGCGGAACCTCACGTACGAGTCGGCCTGGGCCGTCGAGAACGACCCCGACGGGCTGACGAAGCTCGCGTCGATGGCCAAGGAGTTCGCCTCCCGGACGGCCGTGGAGACCGCCGACACGGCCGTCCAGCTCCACGGCGGCGCCGGCTTCGTGAACGACCACGACGTCGAGCGGCTCTACCGCGACGCGAAGATCACCCAGATCTACGAGGGAACGACCCAGATCCAGAAGAACATCGTCGCGCGCGAACTGCTCGACGAGGGGTTCTAG